ATTCAGCCAAACTACTAATTCTTACTAATCAACCTTCACCAACAAGACCCGGTTTGTCTTTTAACATAATCTACGTTGGAAAATTTTCATCAATGAGCTAGGGTGACCCCATTTTGCCTTATTGCATAGTCCGCTTTCCTTTTTCGAACTAGAAGCAACCAAAACAGAGAATTTCTTGTAATCGCCAAGAAGGAGCTGGCGGGTGAAATCAACTGACTGGAAAGTGGCAAGATAATAGATATGAGGAGTGATTcctgtacaccaagtgtacaactATCATTATTCAATAGGTATTGGGTCCATTCTAAGATGACCCTTTCTTCCCTACCTTTCATGTAATTGAGTTCGAGAAGCCTTGGCTTGTGTACAGGTTGGAGGAAGaatcctattaaaaatacatatgagaatcacatgttctaaatacatatattagttcaATAGAATGAGTTAAAGAATTTTCTCCGACCCAATTCAGATAAAAACTTTGCCCTTGACATAAATAAAAAGACAGATTTTCAGCTTTATACCTAATCCAGCTTGCTACATGTTTGGTCTACACTCATTTCAAACTCCACCACCTCCTCTGCACCAAAGGAAACTGCCAAGTCCACAATAAAAAAACCTCAACGGCATGACCACAAGCCCTCCAATCCTCAGCTTGATTATCActaattttaaacattaaacCGCCCGAAACAGTGGTGCCTCACCAAATTTCAGTAGGTAGGCTGTCTCATAAACAGGCCGCAGTTGCAGAATCACTTGAGCATCTAAATATGCATCACAGGAGAAACACCAAACCGACAGATCACTGTTTCCCAAAGTAACCACCACATGAGCATTGAGCAAGACAACTTTATAATGCATTGCCGAGAAAGTCAAATGGAATAATTCGAAGAAGacacaatttgaagaaaataattgCTAATACATAATACCTGTAGCTGAGGGCCAGACAATGATTCGACTGCTGATGATGCTGGAGCATATGCTTGTTCACAAAACGGCTGCAGAGCACGTCCTTACAGCATAAACATAACCAATTCTCATCCGGGTGTTGGCACCTTTGCACATATCAATGATTCCACACATGAGCAGAtaaattcaatttttctttttgtaaaggaAATTCACTAGACACACAAAgggtgcaacccaagtacacggaaactataaaagaaaaaacacccaacaaatcaagaacaataaaaaagagaacaaatttCTACATAGCTAGAGACACGGGGTAAAGCGGTAGCAAAACTCCCACTCAAATAAGGTTTTCAGAAGAGAGGTCCGTAAAATCGAGCTCGTTCTCTCTTGATTATatacttaataaattattatgttAAAGTTCATTATTTTCTATCAGTTCAAGTTTTTGAGATAACCAATGATTTAACTTAGTATTATATAGAGGTTTTAAATTTGAACCACAATCTCACATTTTACttaatttcagttaaatattcaaAGCTTCATTTGTAAACGGATTATTTTAACACTTTTCTTATGTAAGTGGGACTCAACCAGCAATGCACCATGTACAATtgttaaatgcaacaaaataaaatttgaatgggAGAGCATCTTATTCCACCAACAAtagttttctttaaaacaaaaaataaaagaagtagaACTCAAAACCACCATGATAAATTACTGATTAGTGACTACTCtaaaaacttaacaaaaaataatgaatttaatcatctaattattatttaacagataaaaaaaaaatcatacatgaCTTGCATCAAATAGCAAAGCTCTAAAATCTTCACTAGAAATATCTTTAGAATTGATCGCATTTAATGACTAATAAATATAGAGGTACGTTTGAGTTTGAGTGGTTAAGTTACAACACAAATGAGTGAAAATTTTGGTAAGATTAGAAAGTGAAATGGAGCATGGATCTAAGAAGCAACCTGTAGCAAGGAGTATCGGGGGTGGGGATGTGAGCGAGATCCGATGACAGGGAAGCCAGATGATCGCACCGAGTCCGAGCCTCAACCCAACCCGACTCCGCTCCGTGTAATAACAATAagtcttcctcttctttctgaGTCAATCATTCACAAACTCCCATTAGAACCCTAACCtaacaaacaaataatcaaaaaagaagaagaataaaaagtgCCGTCCGATTGATTTACCAGTGGAGCAgacgaagaagacgaagaaggaGCAGCTTCACTCGCCATTGAGAGAGGGACGGACTGTGATTGATTAGAAGAAAGTGTGCCGACTAGAGATAGTGTTCGGCTGAAGACGACGTCgttaagaacattttttttttttgaaaggatcGTTAAGAAGATTTAACTCGCcataaatttttgaaagaaattcatatttaatttcaaaaattatattcttaaatttttctcaaattttaaatagaacTCTTTATTATTTTACTGTAAAAATTAACATATTTCTTTCTAAAtcaacttatgctccgtttgtttcggcgtaaaatgatttcggtatttttcggtgtttgataggggcgaaaataatagtcaaccggaaaatgatttctgtttgacgaaaaatgcttagtaaatttcgaaaaattaaatcgttttccgaagacgccagacgcagttgatctattttaaacggcacagtcgaccttcacgttcaagcagccgaccactatcaaaatattgccggtatcggaatccgacaacatctggttaatgtcgccggaatctggcgacggaatccggccaccttcgccggaatccggtcaaccagattccggcgaccaatctagccagatctggccagaccggccgaatctggccagagagccTGATTCCGGCCGAATGTGGCCAGATTCGGCCACTTTCGCCGAAATccggctatcccagattccgacgaaactgtccggattccggcctttatctcaaattctggctatattaaccggaatcaggtaaaaattgtcagaatcttgtcggtcagtgaccgaatctcgtcatcgatgatttttatattattttacattaatatttttatgttgtgaataaaaattgatttttataagttaatatgattgaataaaaatataaaaaaaaatatttgcgattttccgtacgcaccaaacaccgaaaaatacttTCGACGGATAATGGTTTCCTAAAAAATGACTTccttaaaatcattttacgacggaaaccattttacgtcgaaacaaacggagcattatattaaataaatttttttaactataaAAATACAATATCTTTTGATTTTGAGAAAGAGGTTTGAAGATGTCAGTTGATCACAATCAAGCTCCGACTCGCCATTGCTTACAAGAtacaagaaataaataaaggtcAAATGGTCAATCGTGTCTAACAGTCTAACTCAGCGATGAGCTCTGAAAATGAAAGTAAGAGCAAACAAGAATATTTGGTAACGATAAAGTAATATTTGGTAAGATCATATCAAAAGAAAGTGGGCCGATTTAACAACCATGGAAGGCCTACTTAAAAAAGGGTTTATTATACTAGGATATCTTCTATAAGGATGGACGGTAAATCCATCATTTTACGGCGGCTAATAATTATAAGTAAACAAgttacaaaaaatcacaaaatacaaataaacataaaaacacccaatcattttaaacaaattaatctCACATGCTTTGTCTTACGAAACATATCGGCCTTGCTCCACGGATGAACAGTTCCAAATACTTCAAACTTTTATCCAATCTTTCGATCTGTTTAAATCTTCGAAACTTTTAGTCCACGTGATAacaaatgaaagagagagagagattatttaAAAAGCGTACCTATTTGACACAAAGCTTTACCCCGACCTTCAGAAagctaagatttttttttatgtctttcACTCTGAAACCTTCAAAGCTCCACCCACTCCCCGTACCAACCTTCGGCAGATTTAATAAATTCTGGTGCAGAGCAAGAGACGTTAGATTCAGTGGGGTATTCTTtgtaaaatagaaaattcaaatatatatatatatatatatatatatatatatatatatatatattttcttgtttcttttttcttttctatagaACCAAAGTtgactttaggaaaaaatgACACAAGACGTGAtttatggagaaaaaaaaaagtataatttatcCTAATAACTAAGTGGGCTGGATACTGGGCTTTTTGATTGGGTGAATCTGCCCCCAAACTATTTCTGACCCGCCCGACCAAGCACTTTAGAGAAGCTAGGGTTTTGGACTCTACACTGtataaataaaaactttccTTCACTTTCTCGTCTTCGTGCTGTGCTGCgttttctagggttttggattCACCTCTTGCTTGCGCAGCTCAGCTCTCTGCGATCTCGCGAAAGCAGCGAAGAAATCATGGGACATTCGAACGTGTGGAATTCTCACCCCAAGAActacggccctggctcccgcaCCTGGTACTTGACATCGATTTCTCCCTTGGCTGTTTGGTTCCCGAGAAAATTGTTTGTTATTTGGTTTATCGCTGTCATGATTGTTTGTTTGATCTTACTGGGTTAATTGTTGTTCGGATCTTGTGCGGAATAATCATATCGTTGCGTTTAGACTATGCTCGAACAtgatgatttttctttctttatgaaTACCTTCTAGTCTAATTAGTATGctaatttctcttttaaaaaaaaaaaattgatcgtTCTTTGTTATGAGCAAATTGGAAGATAAGGATTTGAACAAAATAACGTTGAAAACATTAGGTTAAAGGTAAATGCGGGCTTAAAAGTGAAGGAAATTAGTTTCCGGGGCAGACTATGTAGAGGAAATCATTACATTGTAGTATATGGAATGATTTTGTGGTCATGAGGATATATGCCggtgatcttttttcttttctattggAAGATTTAATTGGTTGGAATTGGTGAAGTGCAAcgatttcaaaaatatttcagtCAGGGTGTTGTGGTCTTTGGTTTTAGAGTTCATGCCTTGTAGTAGCGATTTTGTACATGGATTTAGGATTTGCTCGTTTGGAAAAACCGAAAAAGTAATGAAGTTATTGATTTGGATTTTTGTGTTGTGATTCTTTTGTTTGGCAGTCGTGTGTGCGGGAATCCCCATGGGCTGATTCGGAAGTATGGCCTCATGTGTTGCAGACAGTGCTTCCGTAGCAACGCCAAGGAAATTGGCTTCATTAAGGTAACGGTCTAGTTTATGGGGTGATCTGGTTTGAATTTGTTTCTTAGTCTGATCTCatttgtgcaattttttttcctttctttcatgCAGTACCGTTAAAAGGTTGTAATCATCAGTGCCGCAAAGCACTTTTTTTTGGGCTCCAGTTGCCGCCATTGTTCTCTGTGATGCCAACCAAAGTAGTAGTTTTAAGTTTCAAGGAACTTATGATTTTCTGTTTCAGTTTATCCAATGTTTAACTTGAGTTGATTGTGGGTTAATGAATATTTTGAATTACATTATCGAAGCTAAATTAAAATTCATCTAGTACTTGCTATTACTAAATTATCATCTAGTTGCTGCCGTTACATTATCAAAGCTAATTATCTTCTAGTTTCTGCAATTACTTTGTTTTGGGTATGGTAATATTACTTCTTGAGATTATATTTGATTGCTCAAGGAAATAAGACTGAATCTTTGAAACTGACATCGTATTAGAGAAGTTATAAATTCTAAAACCCTATGTAGCTGCATTGTTGGAGTCTCTGCCTGTGGTCATTCTTCCTCTCTTGAATATTCGTTTCTCACTTCCTAGACACCGTCTTCAATTGTCACCATGATTAACTTGGACTCCCGACATTTCAAAGCTGAATCCCATGATTGTTGCCGAAGATGAAGGTTAGTGAATTCTGGCGCGTGGTTGTTGCTGTTGGTATTGGCAGCCTTCTTAGTTCTCATGGGAATATGTTTTGCGTTTTTTAATCCTAATTGGCATATCTACTATTTCTGTTTACAtcccttcatttctttttttttgataggtattTACATCCCTTCATTTCATGTGATTTTACTCTTCTTAGATTAAAAAGCGTCCTTTTTTCTTTAGGCAGTGGCTCCCTTTCCATTCATTTTACTCTCGCATTCTCCCATTTACAGTCAAGATTGTACCACTTAAGTTAGATTACTTTTGGTAAACCAGCTCATTTTACTTCAATCACTCCCTCAACTCATTTacctcctttcttttcttctgcaCCCAACTCCCAAACACTATAGTAGCTGCCAGCACCAGCACTAACTTTTCATCATTTACCAATTTCACATACTTCTACAACCCCaaaatctcattttttagatTTCTCCAAATAGTCTTTTTCATAGACTAGTCACAACTCGAAGAACGATGATGAATGGGGTTGTAAATAAGTAGTTGCTTGCGAATAGGTTCAGACTTGGCTCGGTTAGTTTGACTCGGGATCTATTCATAGAGcttaaacaaatttttaaatttgtttattaaacTAGTCAAACTTTGtataaatttgtataattttattttttatttttagctttGTTAGTGATCATCTTAAATTAACTTAATTGAGGAATTATCTTTACGCAAAGAAAACAATCacgacatttattttatatatataatcaataaCTTAATTAAGTAGCTCATAATCATGTTTGAGTTTGTtccaaagaaaaagagtttgaaTAACTTATTTAGTTCGGTAATAAGTTCAAGTTGAGCTtgcgtttgaaaaaaatattaaatgaagCGAACTTGAAAAATTTAGCAATTTTCCATCAATGGAACTGTAGGAGTGTTCCCTCATTGGAGGTGGACACGTAGACGAATGCAGGACATAAATGAAAATTAGGATTAGAGAAGGGTTCAACACCAAAAATCAAGAGAAGCAACCAGAAGAAGAAATACAAATCACTTCAGGACTTGAACCAACCACCTTGGATTTGGGTCATTTTGGTCTATGAAATTGATGAAGGAGAGTCTTGTGAGTTGGTTTGTTGTAAGGCTCATTGGACCTGTAGGTTATATTATGGAATAAACTCTCTGGGCCTTTGAATTCAATCCGGTATACACAAAATCTTCAGCACGACAAGACATTTActagtaatttttcttttgttcttttcttttcggcCTAGGATTTACTATTAGCTTAAAGTTTTAAACCTGCTCAGAGAGGAATCTAATtcatactccgtttgtttcgacgtaaaatggttttcgtcgtaaaatggtttcaggaaagtcatttttcaagaaaccattttccgtcggaagcattttccggtgtgtggcgcgtacggaaaatcgcaaatatttttttatatttttattcaatcatattaacttataaaaatcaatttttattcacaacataaaaatattaatgtaaaataatataaaaatcatcgatgacaaGATTCGGTCACTGATCGACAAGATTCTAaccatttttacctgattccggctaatatagccagaattcgagataaaggccggatctggccagagaggccggatcccggcaaGCTGGCCAGATCCGTCCGGCCAACCAAGAACCGGCCTCTCTGGCTGGAGCCGGCCGGGaaccggcctctctggccagatccggccagccggccggaatctggctctCTGGCCGGATTTCGGtcagattggtcgccggaatctggctgaccggattccgtcgccaaaTTCCagcgacattaaccggatgttgtcggatttaGATACCGGGAATATTTCAATGGTAGTCGGCTGCTTGatcgtgaaggtcgactgtgtcgtttaaaataAATCGACTGCGTTTGAcgtcttcggaaaacgatttacgcttttaaatttactaagtattttttgtcaaacagaaatcattttccggttgactattattttcgcccctaccaaacaccggaaaatgtcgaaatcattttccagaaatcattttacaccgaaacaaatggagcatcaGTGAAAATGAGGCATAACTCATTTTGGGGCGGGGGGCCTTAGTTTTCTCGTAAATAGgccaattctcataattatgtCAATTAAATTTGATGTAACTGACATGATAGTTATATATGAAAtgtcacgtcagtttgtaagttCACTTAATAGTGGAGTGCTACATACACTGCTAGGtaagtttataaataaattataataaaaactgtaataCTCCTTAATTTTCCTTCAAATGTAATAGAAAATCTTTATACTACCTTGCATTTACACCTAAATTCTCCCATGTGAAagtcttcccccccccccctttttttttttttttttttggttgtctaGGATGAGTAACACCTAAAAGGTCTTACTTACAAACACTATAATATGACACTTGGCAACGGTGTATTGCTTAAGGGGTTGACTACTTGATTGTCTCACTAAGAAATTAGTGTCAACTATTGTTGATTATAATCATataattaggtaaaaaaaaaaaaaattagtcatgATTAAGTACTCAACATTTAACTCCCAAATCTTCCACAATGCAagtatatatgattttatttttttttatttttttttctaattgcaAGTATATTTATATGATGTAAGTGTAAGGTGGCTTTGCCAAAAgcgacaaaaagaaaaagtttaagGGGGGCAGGGGGGGTTCCAATAATTGTTGGGTTCCAATGTCTCATTCGCAAGCAAAGTGCTCAAGACATGACTCTATGAACTGCTTCTACGGAGAGAAGTAACGTTGTTGTAACTTAAGGAGCAAACGATGTAATATGTACTCTTAACACATTTAATTTGACTACTAAATGCTTTGTTGACTTATTTTACTAGCTAGGCCTTCTACCCCTACTCAATTTTGGTTGTTCCATATATAACTCAGCAGTCCTTTTCTCCTTCATGGATGTCTTATTTGATCTCATATGATATTAAATTCGTTTTACCGTATCACAGCTTTTACTCCAAATCGTTTATTATGTGATATTTTTCATGTCAACCGTTAAAATGTAGACCGTCGTATGACGGTCTATATTTTCATAAAGTATAGACTATTTCATGAGGTTGTAAAGAAATTGTAGTACCCCAAAGCATTTTCCTTTATATTAGGGGCTATTGGGTAACTTAGATCTCAAGCTATTGTCTAAACCCTAATGAAAATTTGGTGGCCACTCTTTTGTATAACTTTTGCAAAGCACAGGTAGCCATAGCTTTGCTTGTAATACGTGGAAAGcacatattattattaaaaaaaaaaaaagaagagtgtttttcacatgttttaTATACCTGAATATTCTGTGACTTTTCTTTGAAACCATTCAGATGATCACTATTTACACTTTAGTGGCTTGCGTTAAATGGTGTTTAAATCATGAGCTTCTTTTCCTAATAATTTTGTCTTCAAGTTGAAGTATACATTTTGGTGGTTTGCCATAGTTTTTAAACCTGATCAGATGttaaaccaaagaaaataacagtaACAGTTCAGTGTTAACAACTACCTAATCTCTTCCCTAAAAACCTACAAGATGCCGCTGAATACTACTATCGGTGACGACAAATACCGTTTGTTTGTTCCGtcgtatttgtttatttattgcgacGATGAAAATCGTCACTTATAGCCTAACATGTCGTCGCTAAAAGTACCTCACGCAAATCGACTTGTCATCGCTAATATCAATGTTTCAGCGAAAACACCGATAGTTATTGCAATTATTACGCATGAAGCAAATCCTAATAGATTATGGAGAATCaaaattttgtagttttttcttggtctttttttttttttttggataccAGGAACCCTTAAATGCAGAGCCACTTCATGTACTTAGCCCTATCAAATAAACCCGAACCCGGGACCTATGCCTCACACCCCTCTCAATATAGACCGATTAAGTCGCAAGCTTCACATGAGAGGCCGGTCCAAGAGCCAGTTTTCTTGGTATTTACTTAGAATACTCTGTTTGATTGTACAAACACTCACTGTGATGGGTAGAATACATGAAATTGAAAGGCTTATCAGTCAGTTTCAGCTGATATGATGCAGCCTAACAAATCAAACTGCTGATGTGCCTAGAAAATAAGCTTTACATCTTTCACCGACCGAGAAAATTGTGTACAAATAATGAACTACAAGCGACTCACCCAGTGCCTGAAACAATCCATTTCACCAACCTCCTTGACTAAATTTTTCTCCtcgtttgggtgtttgattttttttttcctattatattttactatattctactatattcaaaattgtgaatattgaaaaaatttaagttttaaaattatatttgaatggtTTTTGAATTAGGTTAAAAACGAGTCGGGTAAAACCCgaatacaattttaattttaaaagcacacccaaacaacattttcaaacataataaaatataatacaatataATCCAACACCCAAACATACCCTAAGCAATTCTTCTGGATCATTCAAGCAAAATTCTTGTAGCCCCTTTTTTTAGCAATTTTACTCTTaaccaatttttcctttttttctgtAGGAAATAATATGTGGCATCCAGACCTTGTCGATGCTATTGTGTCAATTAATGCGAAAGATGATTGGGCCAGTGACACAGGCAtggcattttaacaaaaaatggtTGCACCATAAATGAGTGACAAGTGTATACCCTTTTCTATTTGATTGGTGGTGACATATTCAGTTCAACCGAATACCTaacacatattatatattttattctatGTCTTGTCCATCATTGTAAAATGATCTTTTATTGTGATCCCTTTAAAAGTATTGAGTTTACTAACCATGATAGTATCTTAGTGTAATTAATAGTTAATAGTATATTAACTATTAATTAGTAGTATGCTAATATAGTAACATAACTTGTAAGTTAGCATGTTGGAGCTACTAAGGCCGCAATTATCAATTAAGAATTCATTCACGATCGTAGATTTCACCCTTTAGAAAATAGATTTGAGAGGTCTTCTCTCCATTTACCTTTCTACTCTCCGCTCCTACCCTCCACCTcccattctggtt
The sequence above is drawn from the Alnus glutinosa chromosome 11, dhAlnGlut1.1, whole genome shotgun sequence genome and encodes:
- the LOC133882880 gene encoding uncharacterized protein LOC133882880, producing the protein MASEAAPSSSSSSAPLKEEEDLLLLHGAESGWVEARTRCDHLASLSSDLAHIPTPDTPCYRCQHPDENWLCLCCKDVLCSRFVNKHMLQHHQQSNHCLALSYSDLSVWCFSCDAYLDAQVILQLRPVYETAYLLKFVSFGAEEVVEFEMSVDQTCSKLD
- the LOC133882334 gene encoding small ribosomal subunit protein uS14z/uS14y/uS14x — encoded protein: MGHSNVWNSHPKNYGPGSRTCRVCGNPHGLIRKYGLMCCRQCFRSNAKEIGFIKYR